agtccaagcccaccgttagtagatattgttttctttggtccgttatgtatcgccgttagcctcacgattttaaaacgcgtctgctagggagaggtttctatatccttataaggaatgcttcgttcttctctctaaccgatgtgagatctcacaatccacccccttgggggcctagcgtccttgctagcacaccgcccagtgtgtggatctgataccatttgtagagTTGTCCCCTCTGGGCTTTCTCTTCCgagtttcctctcaaggttttaaaacacgtgtGTTCGGAAGAGGTtgtcacacccttataaagagtgttttgttcctctttccaaccgataaggttgaaaataaaataccttACAAGAGTTCAAACACATGACCTCTTTCATTACTTTGCTCTTTTGATGATAGAGGGCTAAACCTATGATTTTGTTTGCTTCAGCTTTGGAGGAACGATGTATTTATGAAAACCATGAAACTACACGATGGTGCCATATTCGCCACCAGCATGCTGGGGAAAGAACTCGTCACCGGTGGTCGGGACAAGGCCATAAATGTACAGGTACATATCCAGAAGTTGATCTGGAAAATACCCTTGAATCGATCCAAGTTCGAAATACaatccctttttttctttctctaacaTATCAAGACAACGATTCGTAGGAGTTATTCGACAACGAGCTCGAGATTGATTGTAGACATCTTGGATCGATCCCTTCAAATTCTACAGTAACAGCATTATTGTGTTGGCAAGACAAACTTTATGTTGGATATGCAGATAGGTGCATTAAGGTATGTGCATTAGCTATCTATACACGTTTAACAAATCGGACAACAAAATATTAGGATTCAAatgtaaccgcccaagtctccgctagctgatattgtcttctttggactttccctttcaagtttcctctcaaagtttttaaaacacgtctgctagggataggtttccacatctttagacattctcttccccaaccgatgtggaatctcacaattcacctccatTCGGGGCCCATTGCCCTTGCTAACACTCACTACCTTTtacaatcaatgtgggacccctaatccaccccctttgaggcccaacgttcttgttggcacactgtctcgtgtctacccctttcaggacttagcctcctcgttggctctgataccatttgtaatagctcaagtccactgctagccaatattgttttcttcgaactttcccttttgggtttccccttaaaagttttaaaaatgcgtctactaaagtgaggtttccacacccttaaaagaatgtttcgttctcttccccaacccatgtgggatctcacaaatggGTTTGAGCCGTTATACCAGAACATAAGAAAAAACGtctttttgtttggatttaaGATGTTTGTGTAATCTTACTGAAGCGTTGTGTGTATTTTTTTGGTGACTTAGGTGTATTATTATGGAAAATGATACCTATTTCAATGGATCCGCTGAGCAAATTTCCATGGCAGAAAAGGCTAGAATAACACTTCAAAGGGAGCTTCCATAAGCTTCATGTTgtaattacttttaataacaatttggttaaatttattttataatgcttttttttaataaaaaaaaacaaataaatatgctaaaaatcattaaacacaaaatttagatAACCATTGCTaaacttatattttttaatataaagtatgGAAATTAATATCGAGTTACATAATCCTAAATAGAATACAATGAATATAGCtatgatttttatataattgaatggaaaatagaataatcttaaaattgaaaaatgaaatttaatgaaaagatgaaaaaggTATGATTTTCCCAAGTtgggaaattttgaatttggtagCAAAATTATTCTGTTTTGCTATTTAAGGTCCAaagtcaataaaaataaataaataaaaacaaaaaccaaagtagaagaagaataaagtaaggttttatttatttatttatttatttttcaatttcctttATAAGCATAGCATCTTGTTCCtcattttttgtgttcattcaTATTATTCCATTTAGTTTCATCTGTTTttgtgaaaattatttttggacCACTTCAATTTAAACCCcaattattcttcttcttcttctcatttaCCTTTATTAAAGTATAAAGTTTTAAAGGATAAATAGTATATTATACCACGCGAATTTCATTTTACCGTCAGTGATTCACAGCtcatataattatgaaatttatttataaaataatttacttaATCTTGTCGAACACATATGACTTAACCTGTTAAACTGTGACTTCAAATTGTGTACTTCTCAAACTCTATAGTGTGATCATTGATCATCATTTCAATGAACTAGATATGATGCATTTTTTACCTCTAAACTCGATCAAGAACATAAAACCCTAGCGGTGGagtacttcaaaaaaaaaaaaaaatgatctcAATTACCCTTTAGAACTAGGTCGATTTGAATCTCGACCTATAAGAAAGAGAATACATGTTCGAATTACgctcattttttcttaaaaaaaagacaaaaaaaaaaaaaactgatagATTGTGGATTTATGTAGCACTcttaatttgatgaaattataaaagtgAATAATGGAATATAAATACCCCACTCATTGAGTTTAAGACAAGCAAATCCCCAAGAActgcttctttctctctctctcttggaGTTGTGTTCAGGTAATTAATCCAAGTTTTAAGCTTTATTTTTGGGtaagaaatttgttttgatGTTGATGTGATTTACAGGCAATTGGGTGGCCATGGGTTACCCAGATGAGAtgcagaagcagaagcagaagcagaagcaggCAGGTGAAGAACAGTCCCAACGGCGAAGAAGTGGTCGAGGGAAGATTGAAATCAAGAGAATTGAAAACACAACAAATCGCCAAGTTACTTTCTGTAAACGCAGAAATGGTTTGCTTAAGAAGGCTTATGAGCTTTCTGTTCTCTGTGATGCTGAGGTCGCTCTTATTGTCTTCTCCACCCGTGGTCGCCTCTATGAATACGCCAACAACAGGTCCACTAACTCCTTCTCCCTTTTCCTTTCATGCCCACCTCCATTCTTTCCTTCCCTTTCCTATGGGGATCTCGGGTACACCGAGCTAGATTAAAACCATGTTTGAGAGTCTTTAGTTTAGTaattgtaaccgcccaagtccactgctagttaatagatattgtttacGTATACCTattagtctcacagttttaaaattgtaagattccacattagttgataaaagggaatgaaacatACCTTAttagggtatggaaacctctctcgaGTAGAGGCTCATAAGGCTAAAACCCTGTTAAGTaatattaactaaaataatagtttaatATCCTATTATAAGGGAAAAGAAACAACACTTTTACTAGCTTTATCAAGGATAGAAACGTGATGGAGTAGGGACGAGGTTAAGAAAAACGAATGGGAACGAATAAAGGGtgttctttgttcgagagctctagagaaaggagtcgggACTCGGTTAAGGGGaagctattcgagagctccataaacGTTaagggaggcttatagtgACTTTGTTTGAGAGGAGGATGGTTGAgtattattgggagtgagtcctaTTAATTCCATTTATAagactttttggggaagcctgAAGTaagcatgagagcttatgctcaaaggggaaaatatcatactattgtggagagtcgtgattcctaacaacaACATTGTTAACCTCGTTGCTACTCTGTCATTATACTCAAGTCTAGATGATTAGATTGATCATATGATTTATCAATGATATTGAAACCCTAAGAAGAATGTTATTGAAGcaatgaagaaatttgaaataactGTTGCAGTGTTAGGGCTACGATTTCGAGGTACAAAAAGGCATGCTCGGATCCCTTAAGCGCCGGGTTCGTTTCGGAAGCCAACACACAGGTATCGTATCCATTTagggttcttcttcttctttttcttcctcctccgaTTGTTTAATCGTAACGGTGGCTCTGTTTCAGTTCTACGAGCAAGAATCCGCGAAATTGCGAGCCCAAATCGGGAATATGCAAAACCTAAACAggtaatttgattttgattttgattttgattgatcGATGGATTGAATGAGTCATATTTGTGTTTCTGAGCGTTGGAATTGAAGGCATTTGTTGGGGGAATCCATCGGTTCGTTGTCGGTGAAAGATCTGAAAAGCCTGCAGGTGAAACTGGAGAAGGGAATTACCCGAATCCGATCAAGAAAGGTAACTCTCTAAATTCCAGTCCACCCAATGTTCCGCAAAATACTCTTTTCATTGGAATAAGGTATtctggggaagtccaaagtaGAACCCAGAgagacaatattatatcattgtggagagtctgGTTCGTCTAACAtcatttagtttataaaaaaaaattaatttttcacaTATTTTGTGCACAGAACGAGCTTCTGTTTGCGGAGATTGAGTACATGCACAAAAGGGTATGCGCTTTTCTTCCTTTACTTTTATTCATTctacatttcttttattttaaatattcaaccattttcaaataaatacaGGAAATTGAACTGCACAACACCAACCAGCTGATACGAGCAAAGGTACCGTCTGTTCTTACAATCTGtgttcaatttttcaaattttcaatttttatttatttatttaatttttggttctACACCGATTGatattaagatttttatttctgCACTTCTATTAATACATCATGCCTTTCTAGTctactttaataaatattttttcggatact
This genomic interval from Cucurbita pepo subsp. pepo cultivar mu-cu-16 chromosome LG20, ASM280686v2, whole genome shotgun sequence contains the following:
- the LOC111782688 gene encoding floral homeotic protein AGAMOUS-like encodes the protein MGYPDEMQKQKQKQKQAGEEQSQRRRSGRGKIEIKRIENTTNRQVTFCKRRNGLLKKAYELSVLCDAEVALIVFSTRGRLYEYANNSVRATISRYKKACSDPLSAGFVSEANTQFYEQESAKLRAQIGNMQNLNRHLLGESIGSLSVKDLKSLQVKLEKGITRIRSRKNELLFAEIEYMHKREIELHNTNQLIRAKIAETERRQQNRSGNNSIGARGGGEGEGEGCVGPNLEGNEQYYFPHQNHHISLQLI